A window of Streptomyces sp. NBC_01241 genomic DNA:
GAGATCCGGCGCGGCCTCGAAGAGACGGACCGTCTCACCCGCCTCCCTGCGGAGGCGTTCACGAACCTGGACGTGGCCTCGCACCGTGACGACGTCGCGGGCCTCCTGCTCCGTACCAGCGAACTGGTACGAGCCGCGGTGCCCCGCAGGAAGAAGCGCGACCACCGCGGCGCCGACCTCATCGGAGCCAGGCTCAAGGGCGCCGATCTGCGGGGCGCCGACCTGCGAGGCGCCTACCTCATCGCGGCGGACCTCACAGGTGCCGATCTGCGCCTGGCCGATCTGATCGGCGCCGACTTCCGGGACGCCGACCTGTCCGGTGCCGACTTCACCGGAAGTCTGTTCCTCACTCAGGCGCAGCTCAACGCGGCCCGGGGCGATACGGCGACGAAACTGCCGCCCTCGCTCAGCCGGCCCACTCACTGGGGACCGGTGAATTCCCGGTCCGGGCCGTGCGGCTGACGGCCGGGACAGCATCCGCACGGCACCCGGACGAATCGGCCGGTGCGGCCGGGCACCGCAGACGTCCGTGGTTCGTTGGACAGTGAGGCGTACCCGGAACGCCTCCGACGACCGGACCGAGGAGCCGCGCAGATGCCCAGCAGTACCAACCGCAGCCGCACCGATCAGAGCCGCGCCGAAGGGAGTGGCGCGGACGGGAGCCGCACCCGCCAGATCGAGCGGCTCATGGAGCAGTTCCCGCACGTGCCCCGGGAAGCCGTCATCAAGGAGGATCTCCTGCGCGGCGGGTTGGCGTTCGACGAGTCCGCGCTCAGCGACAACGAGGGCGGCGACGTCAAGCCGAAGTCGTACTTCATCTTCTCGTTCGACCACGGCACACTCCCCGAGCTCGGCGCGGCCGCGCTCCGCCGCCCGCCGGAGGAGATCGTCCTCACCGGTGGCCCGTACGAGCTGCGCCGGACCGTGGTGTCGGTTCGGGTCAACCCGGCGTCCCCGTACCGCGTCGCTGCCGACGGCGACGGCGTACTCGGGCTGTACCTCGACGGCCGACGGATCTCCGACGCCGGCCTGCCGCCGATGCCGGACTACTACCGGCACACCCTTGAGAACGGCAAGTCTGTGATGGAGGTCGCGCCCACCATCCAGTGGGGCTACCTCGTCTATCTGACGGTCTTCCGGGTCTGCCAGTACTTCGGGGCGAAGGAGGAGTGCCAGTACTGCGACATCAACCACAACTGGCGCCAGCACAAGGCGGCGGGACGCCCGTACACCGGTGTGAAGCCGGTAGAGGAGGTCCTGGAGGCACTGGCCATCATCGACAAGTACGACACAGCCAAGACGTCGACCGCCTACACCCTCACCGGGGGCGCCATCACCTCCCACATCGGCGGCCGCGACGAGGCGGATTTCTACGGCCAGTACGCGAAGGCCATCGAGGAGCGCTTCCCCGGCCGCTGGATCGGCAAGGTGGTCGCCCAGGCCCTGCCCAAGGCCGATGTGCAGCGCTTCCACGACTACGGCGTCCAGATCTACCACCCCAACTACGAGGTGTGGGACCGTCGGCTGTTCGAGCTCTACTGCCCCGGCAAGGAGCGTTACGTGGGCCGTGACGAGTGGCACCGCCGCATTCTGGACTCCGCCGAGGTCTTCGGCCCCCGCAATGTCATCCCCAACTTCGTGGCGGGCGTAGAGATGGCCGAACCCTTCGGCTTCACCACGGTGAACGAGGCCATCGAATCGACCACCGAAGGCCTGCGGTTCTTCATGTCGCACGGCATCACGCCGCGCTTCACCACATGGTGCCCCGAGCCCACCACCCCACTCGGAAAGACCAACCCGGACGGAGCGCCGCTGGAGTACCACATCCGCCTGCTGGACGCCTACCGCGCAACGATGGAGGAGTACGGGCTCAGCTCGCCTCCCGGCTACGGCCCGCCCGGACCCGGTCGCGCCGTCTTCTCCGTCAGCTCGTTCATGGACAGCCTTCCGGCCCGTCCGGACGTCGCGCAGTGACACCGGGCAGGGCG
This region includes:
- a CDS encoding radical SAM protein; the encoded protein is MEQFPHVPREAVIKEDLLRGGLAFDESALSDNEGGDVKPKSYFIFSFDHGTLPELGAAALRRPPEEIVLTGGPYELRRTVVSVRVNPASPYRVAADGDGVLGLYLDGRRISDAGLPPMPDYYRHTLENGKSVMEVAPTIQWGYLVYLTVFRVCQYFGAKEECQYCDINHNWRQHKAAGRPYTGVKPVEEVLEALAIIDKYDTAKTSTAYTLTGGAITSHIGGRDEADFYGQYAKAIEERFPGRWIGKVVAQALPKADVQRFHDYGVQIYHPNYEVWDRRLFELYCPGKERYVGRDEWHRRILDSAEVFGPRNVIPNFVAGVEMAEPFGFTTVNEAIESTTEGLRFFMSHGITPRFTTWCPEPTTPLGKTNPDGAPLEYHIRLLDAYRATMEEYGLSSPPGYGPPGPGRAVFSVSSFMDSLPARPDVAQ
- a CDS encoding pentapeptide repeat-containing protein — protein: MPDNAPRPGTDSNDRADRATLRADCANCFGLCCVALTLTRSADFAINKDAGKPCRNLQKDFRCGIHTDLRTQGFPGCTVYDCFGAGQKVSRETFDGQDWRRAPQTAQQMFQVFPVMRQLHELLWYLTEALSLDAARSLHGEIRRGLEETDRLTRLPAEAFTNLDVASHRDDVAGLLLRTSELVRAAVPRRKKRDHRGADLIGARLKGADLRGADLRGAYLIAADLTGADLRLADLIGADFRDADLSGADFTGSLFLTQAQLNAARGDTATKLPPSLSRPTHWGPVNSRSGPCG